GGGCACCCGACCGTGCTGGCCCTGACCGCCACCGCCGCGCCGCCCGTCCGCGAGGAGATCGTGGAGCGGCTGGGGATGCGGGATGCCCGCGTGCTGGTGCGCGGCTTCGACCGCCCCAACATCCACCTCGCGGTGCAGCAGTTCGCGGATGAAGGGACCAAACGCGCGGCGCTGCTCGGCGCGGTGGTGGGCGCCCCGAAGCCCGGCATCGTCTACGCCGCGACCCGCAAGGGAGCGGAAGAATTCGCGCACGACTTGCAGGAGCGCGGCGTGAAGGCGGCGGCCTACCACGCCGGGATGAATGCGGCCGCGCGTGAGGAGGTGCAGACGGCCTTCATGGAAGACGAGCTGGAAGTCATCGTGGCGACCACCGCCTTCGGTATGGGCATCGACAAACCCAACGTGCGCTTCGTGCATCACCTCGACATCTCCGGCTCCATCGACGCCTACTACCAGGAGATCGGGCGGGCGGGCCGCGACGGCGAACCGGCGGAGGCCACGCTCTTTTTCGCGCCGGGCGACCTCAACCTGCGCCGCTTCTTCGCGGGCAGCGCCATCGTGGACGCCGATCAGGTGGAACAGGTGTTGCGGGCCGTGGAGGAACAAGACGCCCCGGTCGACCCCGCCGAGCTGCGCGAGGAAACCGGCCTGTCGCAGACGCGCATTCTCAGCGCGGTGAGCCGTCTGGAGGAGGTCGGGGCGCTGGAAGTGCTGCCCGGCGGCGAGGTGGTGGCGGTGGAGGGCACCGAAGCGCCGGAAGTGGCGGCCGAGGCCGCGCTCGCGCAGGAACACCGCCGCACCTTCGAGCGTTCGCGCCTGGAGATGATGCACGGCTATGCCGACACACACGCCTGCCGCCGCGAGTATCTGCTCAACTACTTCGGGGAGGCGTACAGTCCACCCTGCGGCAACTGCGACAACTGCGACGCGGGCCTGAGCCTGACGGCGGAAGCGGAGGGAGACGTGCCCTTTGCCATCGGCAGCCGCGTGGCCCACGCCACCTTCGGGGAGGGTCAGGTCGTGCGCTACGAGGGCGAGAAGGTCACCGTGCTGTTCGACCAGCAGGGCTATCAGACGCTGGCGCTGCCCATCGTGCTGGAAAACGGGTTGCTGGAGCCGGTACAGGCTTAAGTGGGTGTAAAGGCCAGCGGGAGGCCGACCCCGGATAATCGTCCCAGGAGGGCAACATGGCGAAGATCAACCCGATCCAGCTCCAGAAGCATCTCAAAGGTGTGGATTACCCGGCCAGCAAGCAGGATCTGGTCAAGGCCGCCCAGCAGAACGGCGCCGACGAGAACGTGCGCGCTGCCCTCGACCAGTTGCCCGACGAGAAGTACCAGACGCCCGCCGACGTGAGCAAGGCCCTCGGTGATGTCGAGGACGGGGGCGGGAGCGACCAGGACGACCGCGGCCACGGCCAGCGGGGAGGCCGGGACGGCGAGCAGGACCGGCGTGAGCAGGGTGACAACCACGGGCAGGACGATGACCACGGCGGCCAGGGGGCCAGAATCAACCCGATCCAGCTCCAGAAGCACCTCAAGGGTGTGGATTACCCGGCCAGCAAGCAGGATCTGGTCAAGGCCGCCGAGCGGAACGGCGCGGATGAGAACGTGCGCTCCGCCCTCGACCGGCTCCCCGACACTGAATACAACAAGCCCTCCGACGTGAGTAAGGCCCTGGGTGACCTTGAGGGGGGCGGCGGCGATCACGGCGACGGCCGGGGCGACAGAAACGAGGATCGTGGGCGGGACAAGAAGGGCGACAGGTAACGAAGCCGCGCCAAAGGGTTGAGGGAGGGGTCACGCCAGAGCGGCGGCCCCTCCCCAACGTTTGGCCTTCAGCGAACCGTCTTGCTGATCAGGCTGTTCGTATAGAACGTCTCGGCCTTCGCCCCGGCGGGCAGACTGCCCTGCTTGATCAGG
The window above is part of the Deinococcus metallilatus genome. Proteins encoded here:
- a CDS encoding RecQ family ATP-dependent DNA helicase, coding for MPRPTKDMQRAQRIAREVFGYDKLHAAQKEAIQSVLSGHDTLAIMPTGSGKSAIYQIAALSLSGPTVVVSPLIALQRDQVEALEQNAPGQAALINSTLRPADREATWEALEERELEFLFLAPEQLSSEETLERLRAAEPSLFVVDEAHCVSEWGHDFRPEYLRLGGVVEALGHPTVLALTATAAPPVREEIVERLGMRDARVLVRGFDRPNIHLAVQQFADEGTKRAALLGAVVGAPKPGIVYAATRKGAEEFAHDLQERGVKAAAYHAGMNAAAREEVQTAFMEDELEVIVATTAFGMGIDKPNVRFVHHLDISGSIDAYYQEIGRAGRDGEPAEATLFFAPGDLNLRRFFAGSAIVDADQVEQVLRAVEEQDAPVDPAELREETGLSQTRILSAVSRLEEVGALEVLPGGEVVAVEGTEAPEVAAEAALAQEHRRTFERSRLEMMHGYADTHACRREYLLNYFGEAYSPPCGNCDNCDAGLSLTAEAEGDVPFAIGSRVAHATFGEGQVVRYEGEKVTVLFDQQGYQTLALPIVLENGLLEPVQA
- a CDS encoding DUF2795 domain-containing protein; the encoded protein is MAKINPIQLQKHLKGVDYPASKQDLVKAAQQNGADENVRAALDQLPDEKYQTPADVSKALGDVEDGGGSDQDDRGHGQRGGRDGEQDRREQGDNHGQDDDHGGQGARINPIQLQKHLKGVDYPASKQDLVKAAERNGADENVRSALDRLPDTEYNKPSDVSKALGDLEGGGGDHGDGRGDRNEDRGRDKKGDR